The DNA window CCATGTCCAACACGCGGGCATGGCCGCCGCGCTGCTGCGGCTGGGGCAGCAGATGGGGATGGTGCTGGGCAGCGTGCTGATCGTGCAGCCCTATTTCGCCGACAGCGGCTCCTGGGGCTATCCCAAGGAGCTGCTGGCGATCCTCAGCCTGCAGGCCGTGCTGGTGATGGTGGCGCTGCTGGCGCTGCGGCTCAACGCGCCGCTGTTTCCCGTCATCCGCCCGGCTCCGACGGTGGAAGGAGCCATCGTCGCCTGAGCGAAGCCGGGGCAGGTTTCTCCGCCCCGGCGTTGATGGCTATTGGTCCAGCAACACCCGGCTGCGCGCATCGGCATCGGGGAAGGTCGAATTGCGCACGAAAGGCGGCATATCGCGGGCATCGCGATACTCTTCGGGCACGCCGCTGGTGTCGATGTACCAGTTCATCAGCCGCTGCTGCATCTCGCCGCGCACTGCCTCATGCTTGCGCTCGGCGATCAGGTTGCGCGTTTCCATGGGGTCGGCCTGACGGTCGTAGAGTTCGCTCTGCCCGCCGGGCCGCGCGATATAGGTCCAGCGCTGGGTCTTGACCGAGGCGCTGCGGCTGATCGTCTCGGGCCGGTCGTTCTGCAAATTGGTCTTGGGGGCATAGAGCCCGCCCAGCTTGGGCTCGAAGGCCTGCGGCTCATAGATGTTGTAGCCGCCCTCGCTGAAGGCCGCGCGGTTGGGATCGCCCGGCCCCCCGTGGATCTGCGGCAGCAGGCTGCGCGCGAAATTGGTATGCGTGGCGCGCGTGCCGCCCAGTTCCAGGAAGGTCGCCATGATGTCGTAAAGCTCAACCATGTCGCGCGCATCGCCGCCCGCCTTGCCGCCGGGCACGCGGGCGATCAGCGGCACATGGGTGAGGCAGCTTTCCAGACCCGATGGCCATTTCTCGATCAGGCCATAGTCGCCCGCGTAATCGCCATGGTCGCTGCTGACCACCAGAGCGGTGTCGCGGTCACGCCCGGTGCGCTCCATGGCCTCCATCAGCTCGCCCAGCACCCAGTCGGTGTAGCTGACCTGGCCGTAATAGGTGGCGCGCACCTTGCGCAATTCCGCATCGCTGACCTGCGTGAGGCCATAGGTCTCGCGGATCGCCTGATGGAACAGCGGCTTGCCCGGCAGGCCGGGCGGCACCAGCGCGGGCAGGTCGGCAGGATTGTACAGCGTGTCGAAGCCCTGGGGCGCGGCATAGGGCGGATGCGGCTGGAGCAGCGGCAGGAAGATGCAGAAAGGCTTGTCCGCCTCGCGCCGTTCCAGCACGCGGATCGCGTCCTGCACCATGCGATAGTCGCCGGTGTTGCGCCGGTCTCCGCCGCCGGGGAAGAGCATGGTGGTCGGCCCGGTGGAGGGTTTGCCGCGCAAGGCGGAAAAGCCTCCGCCACCCGCGATATCCTTCCATTCGGTGACGCTGTCGGCAAAACTGTCGGGGGTGAGGACATCGTTCTTGCCGAAGAAGAACACATCATAGCCCGCTTTCTTGAGGGTGCGGAACATGTTGGGTTCGTTCTGGCGCAGCAGGTAATAGAGGCTGCGATGGCCGCGCACGCTGGTGGGCCAGCCGGTCAGCATCGAGCAGCGCGACTGGGCGCAGACCGGGTTCTGCACATGGCAGTTGCGAAAGATCGTGCCCTGCCGCGCCAGCAGATCGAGGTTGGGCGTTTTTGTCACCGGATTGCCGTAGCAGGCCAGCGCATCGGCGCGGCATTCATCGGTGAAGTAGAGGATCATGTTCATCGGGCGACCATCGGCGCGGCGCGGTGGCGCCCCCATCGGCGTGCCATCGAAACCGCGTGCCGATCCGGCCAGCGACAGGCCGGCCAGCGCCCCTGCCCCGGCGATAAAATCCCTGCGCAGCATGTGTCGTCCTTCCATCCTCTCCGGGCACGGCGGTACCCGCCTCACGCCATAAGGGCAGAGATCATGATTGAGACAGCGTTGTCAAGCCTTGCTGTTGTTCGGGATATTCCCGAGGATATAGCCTCGCCTCTTGTCCTATAAAACTATGCGATACGAATTAGACAACGCTGTCCTCATCAATAGACCCATTCCGTCTCACGCCCGCCGATCATCACCTTGCGGGTGAAATGGAGCTTCCACAAAGGCTGGGGCAAGCTTTTGGCAAAGGCCTCGATATCGGCATCCAGCTTCGCCCTGGCGGCAGGATTGGCGGAGGAGAGATCGGTCTTCTCCCAGGGGTCTTTCGCCAGATCGTAGAGATGCGTCTGATGCCAGTCGTCCGAACGCCACAGCTTCATGTCGCCCTGACGCGCGGCAAAGACCGGCGCCTGCCCCCACACCAGCAGGCGCGGCGTGGCGGGCGGATGACGCGCCTCATCGAGCAGATTGCGGCCCTCCAACTCCCCCGGCATCGCCATGCGCGGCGCGGCGGCGCGCAAAATGGTGGGCGCAATATCCAGCGAGGACACCGGCGTATCCACCACCCCCATGGGCTTGAGATGGCCGGGATAGGACAGCAGGAACGGCACCCTCACCCCGCCTTCCAGATAGGTGAACTTGCCCGCGCCCCAGGGATGCGCCTGATTGCAGAAACCGAACTGCACCGGGCAGCCATTGTCGGCGAGAAACACCACCATGGTGTTGTCGCGCAGATGGTCGCGCTCCAGCGTGTCGAGGATCTGCCCCACCCCGGCGTCCATCGCCGCGATCATCGCCACATAGGTGCGGCGGATCGGATCCTTGATCTGCGGGAATTTATCGTACCAGACCTGCGGCACCTGCAAAGGCCAATGCGGCGCATTGTAGGCGACATAGGCGAAGAAGGGCTGCTTGCCCCTGGCCGAGCGGTCGATGAAATCCACCGCATGGTCGGTGATCTCATTGGTGAGATAGCGGTTGAAGTTGTTCACCACATGGCGGTCGGGCCCTTCGAGGATCGTGCCGTTTTTCATGCGATGATCGAAGGGCGGCTTCTTCGCATCCTGAGCGGTCGGCGTGGTGACCATGCCGGGGGTCTTGGGATCGACATAGATCGTCTCGCCCGCCAGAAAGCCGAAAAACTCGTCGAAGCCCCGGTTGGTGGGATAGAAACGGTCCTCCGACCCGACATGCCATTTGCCGATGGCGGCGGTGCGATAGCCCAGGGGTTTCAGGCGCTCGGCGATGGTCTTCTGGCTTTCGGGCAGGCCCGCGCCATCGTCGCCGCCATTGCCGTCGTCGTTGATGTTGTAGGTGTAGCCGAAACGCATCGGCATGCGCCCGCTCAGCAGCCCGGCGCGCGACACCGCGCAGACCGAGGCCGTGACATAGCCGCTGGAAAAGGCCACGCCGCTATGGGCAATGCGGTCGATGTTGGGCGTCTCGACATCGTGGCGGCCATAGGCCGAGACATCGGGCCAGCCCAGATCGTCGACCAGAATGACCACCACATTGGGGCGGGCCGATGGCGCGGGCACAGGCCCGCGCGCCGGGGCGGAGGATGCCGTAACCGCCAGCGCGGCACCGGCCAGCAGGGTTTTCACAAGTTTACGCATGGGTTTACTCATTGCCCTCGGGCGTGATCTTGCATCCGGCGACCACGGCGGGTCTGGCCGGGTCGAGCGAAGGTTCGCCCTTGCACCAGGGGAAGCGTTCGGGGTTCAGCGCCCCGTCATGCATGCCGTCGAGCACCTTTTGCAGCGCGGCCTTGCGGGCAGCGGCCTCGCCGGTGGGTTTGGCGATCTCGGTCTCGGTGCCCGCCGCCTGATCGATGGCCACGAACTTCCCGTCGCCATAGAGCTTGTATTTGGTATCAAACACATAGCGTGCAGGGTTGAACACCCAGACCGGCGCATAATGCTCAAAGATCCAGTCGCGGGCAGCGGGCTTTTGCCCCAGCACCACCGGCATCTGGTCGACGCCATCGATCCCCGCTGGCACCTTCGCCCCGCCGATATCGGCGATGGTGGGCATAAGGTCGGCAAAGTCGAACAGGCCGTCACGCGTGACATTGGCGGGCACCTTGCCCGGCGCCCAGACGATCATCGGCACATGGGTGCCGTTCACGGTGGGCGTGCCCTTGCCGCCCCGGATCTGATAGCCGTCGCGGGTGGAGGTGATGGCGCGGTTGGTGCCATTGTCACCGCTGAAGATCACCACCGTGTTCCTGTCCAGCCCCTCGGCCTTCAGGCGGGCCATAAGCTGGCCGACCAGACCGTCCATATAGGTGACCATGGCGGCAAAGCGGGCCTTGGGGCCTTGGGCGTTCATGCTGTCGGGCGTGGGCACGAAGGGGCTGTGGACCAGCACCATCGGGTAATAGAGGAAGAAGGGCTCGGCCTTGTGGCGGCTGATGAAATCGAGGGCATAGCGGCTGTCGAAATCGGGGCCGAAGCCTTCCTCGGTGATCCTGTTGTGGCCGTTGGTGGCGCGCGTCGGCCCCCAATAGCGCGATCCCTTGGCGTCGAGCGCCTTCAACTGCCAGAGATAGCTCTCATCGAAGCCCGCCGCCTCGGGCGTGATCCCCACGCGCCCGTCGAAGCCATTGCCCATCAACTGCCATTTGCCGACGATGCCCGTGGCATAGCCTGCCGATTTCATCACATTGCCGAAGGTCGTCTGGCCGGGCGCCAGATAGCCGAAGGCCTCGTAATTGCGGTGGTTTTCCATGCCCGTCATCAGCCGGGTGCGCGAGGGACTGCACAGCGGCATGGCATGGGCATTGGCAAAGCGGGTGCCCTCCCACGCCAGACGGTCGATGTTGGGCGTGTAATATTCGCCGCCATAGGTGTTGAAGCCCTCAACCCCAATGTCATCGGCCAGAATGAAGATGACATTGGGCCTGCCGCCGGTGCGCGCCGGTTGGACGGAAGCCGGGCCAGCCGGGCCGTGACTGTATTCCGGCGCGGGGGCTTGAGCCATCGCGCCAGTGTCCACCAGCCCGCAGGCCAGCGCCATGGCTGCTGCTGCCCATTTGATCCGCCCTGTCATCCGCTCTGCCATTGCCTGCATCCTCTTTTCGTTCAGTCCTGCCAGATGGCGGGCACATGGGCGCCGTCGCGCGCCTGCATCAGCCCGCTGGGCCGATCGCCTTTGAAGGGGGCGAAATCAGCCTCGGCCTGTTTCATCCGCGCCTGCATCGCCTTGACGATATCGGGGTGCAGCGAGGCCACGCTGTATTGCTCACGCGGGTCGCGCATATCGTAGAGCTGCGGATAGCCGCGCCCCTCCAGCGACATTTCGAACCGCATGTAGAAATCGGCGCGGACATATTTCCACTGCTGGGTGCGGATGCCGACCACATCCTCGTCCTGGAACAGCAGCAACTGCTCATGCGGGGTGGCGCCGCCGCGCGTCAGCACGCCGGAGATATCCTTGCCATCCACAGTGACGCCCGCAGGCTGGGGCAACCCCGCCAGCGCGCAGAGCGTGGGCATGATGTCGATGCCCATGGCGATGGCATCGCTGCGTCGGGCCGCCGGAATCGTGCCGGGCCAGCGGGCGATAAAGGGCACGCGGTACGCCCCGTCATAGGCGCCGCCACCCTTGCGCTGACGCAGACCGCCGGTCGAACCCTCGAACCACGGGCCATTGTCCGAGGTGAAGATCACCATCGTGTCGCGGTCGATCCCCAGCGCCGCCAGCCTGGCCATCAGGCGGCCGACGATGCTGTCGATCTCCATCACCGTATCGCCATAGGCGCCGCCGTTCTTCGAGCCCTCGGCAAAGCCCTTGGCCGGATAGTTGGGCAGATGCGGCGAACTCAGCGCCAGTTCGAGGAAGAACGGCCGCTTGGCGTTCTCGTCGATGAATTTTTCGGCGCGGGCGTAGAACTGCTGCTGCAGGCTGGGATAATCGACATCCCACTGGCCCTTCTTCTCGCCCTTCTGGAATTCGTAGATCGCCAGCGGCGAGATGTCGTGGCTGTAGGGGATGCCATAGAACAGGTCGAAGCCGTAATGGGTGGCGTCCCACGCGTCGCCCGTATGGCCCAGATGCCATTTGCCGATCAGGGCGCTGGCATAGGCGGGCTTCAGCGCATCGGCAATGGTCTTCTCGCTCTTGGGCAGGCCCTGCTTGTCATTGGCCAGCAGCACGCGCGACATGGTGGTGCGCACCGGATAGCGCCCGGTCAGCAGCCCCGCGCGCGAGGGCGTGCAGACATTGGCCGCAGCGTAATAATCGGTCAGCGTGATGCCTTCGCGGGCCATGCGATCCAGATGCGGCGTGGGAATATCGCGCCCGCCCATCGGGCCGATATCGCCATAGCCCATGTCGTCGCACAGGATGACGATGAAGTTGGGCTGGCGTTTCGGCGCCGCCGCATGCGTCACGCTGCTGGCCAGCCCCGCCGCCAGAGCCGCGCCCGCCACACCCAGAAATCCGCGCCGATTGTGTTGCATGCTGTCTTGCCTTCGTCTCGAAAAAGTCCGGAGCGGTGAAGACCACCGCCCCGGCAGAGGGGAACTTAAAAGCTGTAACCGATGGTCGCCCCGACATAGCGCATCGCCGCCTTGGGCACGAAAGCGGTGAGGTTGTTGGGCGTCACCGCCTGCGAGGTCAGCTCGCTGGCATGGCCCATGGCGGAATAGAAACGCTGGTCGGTGAGGTTCTTAAGGAAGATCGCGAAGCTCAACCCCTTGCCGGCGGGGCGCAGGCCCAGCGACAGGTCCACAGTGGCATAGGCCTTTTGCACCAGCAGCGGATCCTGCTCCAGCGCGAAGAGAACGCTGCTCTGATAGTTCAGATTGGCGTCGGCATAGGCGGTGTAGCGCCCCAGCGGCAGGTCGTAATGCGGGTTGAGCGTAAAGCGCCACTCGGGCGTGTTGGGCAGCACGCCATTGCGCACATTCTGGTTCGCGCCAGAGACCACACCATTGGCGCCCACCTGCTTGAAGCAGGCGTTGGTCGGTGCGGCGGCACCATAGGCCACGGTCGAGAAAGCGGCCTGATACTGCAGCGGGCAGGCCAGCCCGTCGGCATCGAAGCGCGCATGGGTGTAGGCGAAGGAGCCCGCGATGCTCAGCCGGTCGGTGGGGCGCACCGTGCCCTCGATCTCCACGCCCTTGGTTTCGGCGTGGCCGGCATTGGTCACCACGAAAAGGAAATTGCCCGTCGACTGGTCCGAGCGGTTGGCCTGAACCTGCAGATCCTTGTATTTGGCCAGATAGGCCGAGATGGCGATGCTCAGCTTGTGGTCGGCGGTGCTGCCCTTGAAGCCGACCTCATAGGCGTTGACGGTTTCGGGCCGCACCAGCGCATTGTTGTTGAAGGTCTGGTTGTATTCAGTGCCCAGCGACTGGCCCTTATAGCCGCGCGTGTAGGTGGCATAGGCCTGAGCGCGGCGGCTGAACTCATACTGCAGCCCCAGCTTGCCGGTCAGCACATTGTCGGCGGCGGCGGTATAACCGTTGGTGACGGCGACATTCTGGCTGTCTCCGGCGAAGGGCGGGGTGGCATATTGGAAGCCATAGACCGAGATGAATTCATGCTGCCAGCGCGCCCCGCCGATGGCTTTCAGACCGCCGACCAGATTGTAATCCACCTGGCCGAAAAAGGCATATTGGTCGCTGCGCAGATGCGCCAGACTCTGCCCCGATGAGCCCACGGTGTTGGCCGCCGGACAAGGCGCGCCGATGGCCAGACCCGCGGTGGCGGGCGCATTGCAGGTGACGATGCGGCGGGTGAAGCCGCGATCGATGGTGACGTCCGAATAGAACACGCCCGCGACATAGTTCAGCCGCCCCTGATGCGCGTTGGAGGCGCGCAGCTCCTGCGTGAAATTGCCCAACTGCCACGCCCCGCCATTGACATCGAAGGAGGCATAGTAAGGCGCCGCCGTACCGCCGGTGTAGATCGGCACGCCGGTGTTGATGTTGTCCACGTCCTGATTGTTGAACAGGTTGAACTTCTGATAGGCCGTGATGGAGGTCACCGAAATGGCATCGGCGTCATATTTCGCCTCGATCGAATAGACCTGCTGCTTGGTGGAGGTCACCGTGTCGAGGTTCGAGGACACCTGATTGTTGTTCGGCCCGGCCACCACCGGCGAAAGCAGCGTCGCCAGATTGGGATTGTCCGCGCGGATGAACACCGACTGGCAGCACAGAGTATGCGTGCGCCCGTAAGAGGCCGAGGCCAGCACATTGAGCCGGTCGAAATCGAACTCCACCTTGCCGCGCACGCCCCAGCTTTCCGAACCGTTGGTCTTGTGCCGCAGCGTGGTGTTGTAGGTGAAGCCGTCATCCTTGTTGTAGAAGGCGGTGAGGCGCGCCTTCACATGCTCGGCCAGCGGGCCCGAGACCGTGCCGTTGACGTGATATTCGCCCATTTCAGCGACCGTTGCCGACATCTTGCCGGTGAAGGTGTCGGTCGGGCGCGCGGTGACGATGTTGATCGCGCCGCCCGTGGCATTCTTGCCGAACAGCGTGCCCTGCGGCCCGCGCAGCACCTCGACCCGCTCGATGTCGGCCAGATC is part of the Novosphingobium sp. genome and encodes:
- a CDS encoding sulfatase-like hydrolase/transferase, translated to MLRRDFIAGAGALAGLSLAGSARGFDGTPMGAPPRRADGRPMNMILYFTDECRADALACYGNPVTKTPNLDLLARQGTIFRNCHVQNPVCAQSRCSMLTGWPTSVRGHRSLYYLLRQNEPNMFRTLKKAGYDVFFFGKNDVLTPDSFADSVTEWKDIAGGGGFSALRGKPSTGPTTMLFPGGGDRRNTGDYRMVQDAIRVLERREADKPFCIFLPLLQPHPPYAAPQGFDTLYNPADLPALVPPGLPGKPLFHQAIRETYGLTQVSDAELRKVRATYYGQVSYTDWVLGELMEAMERTGRDRDTALVVSSDHGDYAGDYGLIEKWPSGLESCLTHVPLIARVPGGKAGGDARDMVELYDIMATFLELGGTRATHTNFARSLLPQIHGGPGDPNRAAFSEGGYNIYEPQAFEPKLGGLYAPKTNLQNDRPETISRSASVKTQRWTYIARPGGQSELYDRQADPMETRNLIAERKHEAVRGEMQQRLMNWYIDTSGVPEEYRDARDMPPFVRNSTFPDADARSRVLLDQ
- a CDS encoding sulfatase-like hydrolase/transferase, whose translation is MRKLVKTLLAGAALAVTASSAPARGPVPAPSARPNVVVILVDDLGWPDVSAYGRHDVETPNIDRIAHSGVAFSSGYVTASVCAVSRAGLLSGRMPMRFGYTYNINDDGNGGDDGAGLPESQKTIAERLKPLGYRTAAIGKWHVGSEDRFYPTNRGFDEFFGFLAGETIYVDPKTPGMVTTPTAQDAKKPPFDHRMKNGTILEGPDRHVVNNFNRYLTNEITDHAVDFIDRSARGKQPFFAYVAYNAPHWPLQVPQVWYDKFPQIKDPIRRTYVAMIAAMDAGVGQILDTLERDHLRDNTMVVFLADNGCPVQFGFCNQAHPWGAGKFTYLEGGVRVPFLLSYPGHLKPMGVVDTPVSSLDIAPTILRAAAPRMAMPGELEGRNLLDEARHPPATPRLLVWGQAPVFAARQGDMKLWRSDDWHQTHLYDLAKDPWEKTDLSSANPAARAKLDADIEAFAKSLPQPLWKLHFTRKVMIGGRETEWVY
- a CDS encoding TonB-dependent receptor, which encodes MTNRLIATLLTGIAMSALAHPACAQTAPHAAPAAEEPAPGEIVVTAQKRAERLQDVPVSVTALSAQSLATRNITDTTNIGQISPSLTYTQGTNPTNSTFRIRGIGTAVFGVGNESSVSVVMDGVVMARAAQGFTDLADIERVEVLRGPQGTLFGKNATGGAINIVTARPTDTFTGKMSATVAEMGEYHVNGTVSGPLAEHVKARLTAFYNKDDGFTYNTTLRHKTNGSESWGVRGKVEFDFDRLNVLASASYGRTHTLCCQSVFIRADNPNLATLLSPVVAGPNNNQVSSNLDTVTSTKQQVYSIEAKYDADAISVTSITAYQKFNLFNNQDVDNINTGVPIYTGGTAAPYYASFDVNGGAWQLGNFTQELRASNAHQGRLNYVAGVFYSDVTIDRGFTRRIVTCNAPATAGLAIGAPCPAANTVGSSGQSLAHLRSDQYAFFGQVDYNLVGGLKAIGGARWQHEFISVYGFQYATPPFAGDSQNVAVTNGYTAAADNVLTGKLGLQYEFSRRAQAYATYTRGYKGQSLGTEYNQTFNNNALVRPETVNAYEVGFKGSTADHKLSIAISAYLAKYKDLQVQANRSDQSTGNFLFVVTNAGHAETKGVEIEGTVRPTDRLSIAGSFAYTHARFDADGLACPLQYQAAFSTVAYGAAAPTNACFKQVGANGVVSGANQNVRNGVLPNTPEWRFTLNPHYDLPLGRYTAYADANLNYQSSVLFALEQDPLLVQKAYATVDLSLGLRPAGKGLSFAIFLKNLTDQRFYSAMGHASELTSQAVTPNNLTAFVPKAAMRYVGATIGYSF
- a CDS encoding sulfatase, giving the protein MQHNRRGFLGVAGAALAAGLASSVTHAAAPKRQPNFIVILCDDMGYGDIGPMGGRDIPTPHLDRMAREGITLTDYYAAANVCTPSRAGLLTGRYPVRTTMSRVLLANDKQGLPKSEKTIADALKPAYASALIGKWHLGHTGDAWDATHYGFDLFYGIPYSHDISPLAIYEFQKGEKKGQWDVDYPSLQQQFYARAEKFIDENAKRPFFLELALSSPHLPNYPAKGFAEGSKNGGAYGDTVMEIDSIVGRLMARLAALGIDRDTMVIFTSDNGPWFEGSTGGLRQRKGGGAYDGAYRVPFIARWPGTIPAARRSDAIAMGIDIMPTLCALAGLPQPAGVTVDGKDISGVLTRGGATPHEQLLLFQDEDVVGIRTQQWKYVRADFYMRFEMSLEGRGYPQLYDMRDPREQYSVASLHPDIVKAMQARMKQAEADFAPFKGDRPSGLMQARDGAHVPAIWQD
- a CDS encoding sulfatase-like hydrolase/transferase; translated protein: MQAMAERMTGRIKWAAAAMALACGLVDTGAMAQAPAPEYSHGPAGPASVQPARTGGRPNVIFILADDIGVEGFNTYGGEYYTPNIDRLAWEGTRFANAHAMPLCSPSRTRLMTGMENHRNYEAFGYLAPGQTTFGNVMKSAGYATGIVGKWQLMGNGFDGRVGITPEAAGFDESYLWQLKALDAKGSRYWGPTRATNGHNRITEEGFGPDFDSRYALDFISRHKAEPFFLYYPMVLVHSPFVPTPDSMNAQGPKARFAAMVTYMDGLVGQLMARLKAEGLDRNTVVIFSGDNGTNRAITSTRDGYQIRGGKGTPTVNGTHVPMIVWAPGKVPANVTRDGLFDFADLMPTIADIGGAKVPAGIDGVDQMPVVLGQKPAARDWIFEHYAPVWVFNPARYVFDTKYKLYGDGKFVAIDQAAGTETEIAKPTGEAAARKAALQKVLDGMHDGALNPERFPWCKGEPSLDPARPAVVAGCKITPEGNE